From a single Raphanus sativus cultivar WK10039 chromosome 3, ASM80110v3, whole genome shotgun sequence genomic region:
- the LOC130509716 gene encoding uncharacterized protein LOC130509716 — MGFSKEEISKSRRFWSSLWRGIKTVFVLFAMFLSFLLVSAPILLAVADALLPSALLHRLSAPKNLSSHLTNYDFRHSLIDIPLISIVRSAVILCVYGLCDGPKLSRGPYLTITMICSVSSLIYVSLKAAFVFGEPANGDGGNSYFRAAEVALFLCSSVLAIGHIVVAYRTSCKERRKLLVFKIDIEAVSACKNVYPRYQKILQQEIQVETYFKRINNTCKYIYIHT; from the exons ATGGGTTTTAGCAAAGAAGAGATTAGCAAAAGCAGAAGGTTCTGGTCTTCTCTGTGGAGAGGGATCAAAACTGTATTCGTTTTGTTCGCAATGTTCCTCTCTTTCCTCCTTGTCTCTGCTCCGATCCTACTTGCCGTCGCCGATGCTCTCCTCCCTTCCGCCCTCCTCCACCGTCTCTCCGCTCCAAAGAATCTCTCTTCTCATCTCACCAACTACGACTTCCGTCACTCCCTCATCGATATTCCATTAATCTCCATCGTTAGATCCGCCGTTATACTCT GTGTTTACGGGCTTTGCGACGGACCCAAGCTATCTAGAGGTCCTTATCTGACAATAACGATGATTTGCTCTGTTTCCTCTCTAATCTACGTTTCGTTAAAAGCGGCTTTTGTGTTCGGCGAGCCGGCGAACGGAGACGGCGGGAATAGTTACTTCAGAGCGGCGGAAGTGGCTCTGTTTCTATGCTCGTCGGTGTTAGCCATCGGTCACATAGTTGTGGCGTATAGAACAAGTTGTAAAGAGAGAAGAAAGCTCCTCGTCTTCAAAATCGACATTGAAGCC GTTTCTGCATGTAAAAACGTATACCCGAGATACCAAAAGATCCTCCAACAAGAGATTCAAGTAGAGACGTATTTCAAGAGGATTAACAATACTTgtaaatatatctatatacaCACATGA
- the LOC108845283 gene encoding uncharacterized protein LOC108845283, with protein sequence MEKTQASGLRVLRVQENAVVAEAITNTVWSLPHPRSSATWKTLRPRAVIKEWVDVVWFKGGILKHQFTMWIANYDRLPTRSRLAAWGLQISHLCPFCSNHEETRDHMLLSCEYNIEVWKEILHRCRPPSTNVHILGGVTFLDQIIKFEATDVLEEISSTGVGVPSLETKK encoded by the exons ATGGAAAAGACGCAAGCTTCTG GACTTAGAGTGTTGAGAGTGCAAGAAAATGCAGTGGTGGCAGAGGCTATAACAAATACTGTGTGGTCTCTCCCGCACCCAAG GTCCTCTGCCACATGGAAGACGCTGAGACCTAGAGCGGTGATCAAGGAGTGGGTGGATGTTGTATGGTTCAAAGGAGGAATTCTAAAACATCAGTTCACCATGTGGATTGCGAACTATGATAGACTGCCGACGAGATCGAGACTAGCAGCTTGGGGACTTCAAATATCTCATCTCTGCCCATTCTGTTCAAACCATGAAGAAACAAGGGATCATATGCTTCTGTCATGCGAGTACAACATAGAGGTTTGGAAGGAAATCCTCCATAGATGCAGGCCTCCCTCCACAAATGTTCACATCCTGGGCGGAGTTACTTTCTTGGATCAGATCATCAAGTTCGAAGCGACTGACGTTCTTGAGGAAATTAGCAGTACAGGTGTTGGTGTTCCATCTCTGGAAACAAAGAAATAA
- the LOC130510184 gene encoding uncharacterized protein LOC130510184, which produces MEDIDAVQKPVVVDPPLHNEAPPPVVAGVAQPAEFHLIQRIQRALVELRELRNQFNAILREMELEVRGGGGGEEEEEAESSVEDPEDDDSD; this is translated from the exons ATGGAAGACATTGATGCTGTCCAAAAACCAGTTGTTGTTGACCCTCCTTTACACAACGAAGCTCCTCCACCGGTGGTCGCCGGCGTAGCTCAGCCGGCGGAGTTTCATCTCATTCAGAGGATTCAAAGAGCTCTTGTGGAACTGCGGGAGTTGAGGAACCAGTTTAATGCTATTCTTAGGGAAATGGAGCTCGAAg tgagaggaggaggaggaggagaagaagaagaggaagcggAATCATCAGTGGAGGATCCAGAGGACGACGACTCTGACTGA
- the LOC130509054 gene encoding protein EARLY FLOWERING 4-like: protein MKRSSETKRRRNVAEEAEQGGGEDPAMWESLDRNFRQVQSVLDRNRSLIQQVNDNHQSRMADNMSKNVALIQELNGNISKVVSMYSDINTNFSSAFHGGNNGHEGGGGGAGTRAN from the coding sequence ATGAAGAGGAGCAGCGAAACGAAGAGACGGAGGAACGTGGCAGAGGAGGCGGAGCAGGGAGGAGGAGAAGATCCGGCGATGTGGGAGAGTCTAGATCGGAATTTCAGACAAGTGCAATCGGTTTTGGACAGAAACAGATCACTGATCCAGCAGGTCAACGACAATCACCAATCAAGAATGGCAGATAACATGTCCAAGAACGTCGCTTTGATCCAAGAACTCAACGGAAACATCTCTAAGGTTGTTTCCATGTATTCTGATATAAACACCAATTTCTCATCGGCCTTTCACGGTGGAAATAACGGACACgagggtggtggtggtggagccGGAACCAGAGCTAACTAA